One genomic segment of Dysosmobacter sp. Marseille-Q4140 includes these proteins:
- a CDS encoding dihydropteridine reductase, giving the protein MNTDKIYAEAIANEYAPKDTSKVVALRKLDWKARSKATIFAYSFGIGMTLVLGLGMCLSMQVFGDGGILMAGGGILLGILGIVGVGLNYPIYKKFLRTGKEKYAFEIMQLAREISESAE; this is encoded by the coding sequence ATGAACACGGATAAAATTTACGCGGAAGCCATCGCCAACGAATACGCCCCCAAGGACACCTCCAAGGTTGTCGCCCTGCGAAAGCTGGACTGGAAGGCCAGGAGCAAAGCCACCATTTTTGCTTACAGCTTCGGCATTGGGATGACCCTGGTTTTGGGCCTTGGGATGTGCCTTTCCATGCAGGTGTTCGGAGACGGCGGCATCCTGATGGCCGGTGGAGGCATCCTCCTGGGAATTTTGGGCATTGTGGGCGTGGGCCTCAACTACCCCATCTATAAAAAGTTTCTCCGGACCGGCAAAGAAAAGTATGCCTTTGAGATCATGCAGTTGGCCCGGGAGATCAGCGAGTCGGCGGAATAA
- a CDS encoding response regulator transcription factor, whose product MKRIFLLEDDKTLGRGIAMALTRAEASVVCRPSLEKAREALEQERFDLLILDVNLPDGSGLDLLRQVRAEGNAVPVILLTANDLELDEVTGLEAGADDYITKPFSLAVLRARVNAQLRRGAPKASSALSAGPFAFDFDRMDFRRDGRSVELSKTEQRLLRVLVENRGHAVPRAVLVDRVWTDGAEFVEENALSVTVKRLRSKLETDPANPEYLKTVYGIGYTWAVRP is encoded by the coding sequence ATGAAACGGATTTTTCTTTTGGAAGACGATAAGACCCTGGGGCGGGGGATCGCCATGGCCCTGACGCGGGCGGAGGCGTCTGTCGTCTGCCGGCCCAGCCTGGAAAAGGCCCGGGAGGCGCTGGAGCAAGAGCGGTTCGACCTACTGATCCTGGACGTCAATCTTCCCGACGGCAGCGGGCTGGACCTTCTGCGCCAGGTGCGGGCGGAGGGCAATGCCGTGCCGGTGATCCTGCTCACCGCCAATGATCTGGAGCTGGATGAGGTGACCGGTCTGGAGGCCGGGGCGGACGACTATATCACCAAGCCCTTCTCTCTGGCCGTACTCCGGGCCCGGGTGAACGCACAGCTCCGGCGGGGTGCGCCCAAGGCATCCTCTGCGCTGTCCGCAGGCCCCTTTGCCTTCGACTTTGACCGGATGGACTTTCGCCGGGACGGCAGATCCGTGGAGCTGTCAAAGACTGAGCAGAGGCTGCTGCGGGTGCTGGTGGAGAATCGGGGCCATGCCGTGCCCCGGGCCGTGCTGGTAGACCGGGTATGGACGGACGGCGCGGAATTCGTGGAGGAAAACGCCCTGTCCGTCACAGTCAAGCGGCTGCGGAGCAAACTGGAGACCGATCCCGCCAATCCGGAGTATCTGAAAACGGTGTACGGCATCGGCTACACCTGGGCGGTGAGGCCATGA
- a CDS encoding recombinase family protein: MRLSRDDENYGDSVSIETQRTILQQYAKEQGLHVVGEYVDDGWSGTNFERPDFQRMMDDMEAGKVNCIVTKDLSRFGREHVMMDYYLEFLFPEKRVRYIAVAENEDTEKGLSDFVPFKNLFNEWFAKDTSRKVKAAFKAKFATGQRIGAYAPIGYRKHPEIKNKLIIDEETRWIVEKIFDLAIHGRGAASITSILIAEKVPTPGFINFQRDGTFANIYAGAPEEKSYAWTIAQVKSIMKDETYIGHTIHYRETNISFKNKRRIRKPQSEWVRVENTQEPIISEQVFRQVQEQIANRRRKCKDGTTQIFSGLVKCADCGWSLSYGENRQNSKPYGHYHCSKYGQGTRQCSMHYIRYDVLYAYVLSRLQYWSGLVQHDEERLLKRLLNATDKGQAAARKKQAAELKKAEKRKAEVDTLFARMYEDWAAGRITEYNFSMLSGKYQSEQAELDTKIEQLQSAIATESQNAADAEKWIALMKECVNPTELTAELLNTLIEKIVVHEAVKGEDGSREQEVEIFYRFIGKID; this comes from the coding sequence ATGAGATTGAGCCGGGACGATGAAAACTATGGTGACAGCGTAAGCATTGAAACACAGCGGACAATCCTGCAACAGTACGCAAAGGAACAGGGGCTTCATGTAGTCGGTGAGTATGTGGACGATGGCTGGTCGGGGACGAACTTTGAACGCCCGGATTTTCAGCGCATGATGGACGATATGGAAGCCGGAAAAGTAAACTGCATTGTCACGAAAGACCTTTCCCGTTTCGGGCGGGAACATGTGATGATGGACTACTATCTGGAATTTCTCTTTCCGGAAAAACGGGTGCGCTACATCGCCGTTGCGGAGAATGAGGACACAGAGAAAGGGCTTTCTGATTTTGTCCCGTTCAAAAACCTGTTCAATGAATGGTTTGCGAAAGATACGAGCCGCAAGGTAAAGGCCGCTTTCAAAGCGAAGTTTGCCACAGGACAGCGTATCGGTGCCTATGCTCCCATCGGGTACAGGAAACACCCGGAAATCAAAAACAAGCTGATAATCGACGAGGAAACCCGCTGGATAGTGGAGAAGATTTTTGACCTTGCCATTCATGGCAGAGGGGCAGCCAGTATCACAAGCATACTGATTGCGGAAAAGGTTCCCACGCCGGGATTTATCAACTTTCAGCGTGACGGGACTTTCGCAAATATCTATGCGGGTGCGCCGGAGGAAAAAAGCTACGCATGGACGATAGCGCAGGTCAAGAGCATTATGAAAGATGAAACCTATATCGGCCATACCATCCACTACCGGGAAACAAACATTTCCTTTAAGAACAAGCGGAGGATACGCAAGCCCCAAAGTGAATGGGTGCGGGTGGAGAACACGCAGGAGCCGATTATCAGCGAACAGGTTTTCCGGCAGGTACAGGAGCAGATAGCAAACCGCCGCAGAAAATGCAAGGACGGTACAACACAGATTTTTTCCGGATTGGTAAAATGTGCGGATTGCGGCTGGTCGCTGTCCTATGGGGAGAACAGGCAGAACAGCAAGCCTTACGGCCATTATCATTGTAGCAAGTACGGACAGGGCACACGCCAATGCTCCATGCACTATATCCGCTATGATGTGCTTTACGCCTATGTCCTCTCCCGTCTGCAATACTGGTCGGGGCTGGTACAGCATGATGAAGAACGGCTTTTGAAGCGGCTGTTAAATGCCACTGATAAGGGACAGGCCGCCGCAAGAAAGAAGCAGGCCGCCGAACTGAAAAAGGCAGAGAAGCGGAAAGCCGAAGTCGATACCCTGTTTGCCCGGATGTATGAGGACTGGGCGGCGGGGCGTATCACGGAATACAACTTCTCTATGTTGTCCGGGAAGTACCAAAGCGAACAGGCTGAACTGGACACAAAGATTGAACAGCTTCAATCCGCTATCGCCACTGAAAGCCAGAACGCCGCAGACGCAGAAAAATGGATTGCCTTGATGAAAGAGTGCGTCAATCCAACAGAACTGACCGCCGAACTTTTGAATACGCTGATTGAAAAAATCGTTGTCCATGAAGCGGTCAAAGGTGAGGACGGAAGCCGGGAACAGGAGGTAGAAATCTTCTACCGCTTTATCGGCAAAATTGATTGA
- a CDS encoding replication initiator protein A gives MTNTIYIHQPERAFSFTRLPNFLFEAPTFKALSNEAKVLYAFILRRTELSRKNGWADDCGRIFLYYPICEVVTLLHCGRQKAVNTLRELQYAGLVEIQKQGCGKPNRIFPKSYEAVPNTDFKKSRSGTPED, from the coding sequence ATGACAAATACCATTTATATCCATCAGCCGGAAAGGGCGTTCAGCTTCACCCGGCTCCCGAATTTCCTCTTTGAAGCCCCCACATTCAAGGCCCTGTCTAACGAGGCAAAGGTTCTGTATGCCTTTATCCTGCGCCGGACAGAGTTATCCCGCAAGAATGGGTGGGCGGATGACTGCGGACGGATTTTCCTGTATTACCCTATCTGTGAAGTGGTCACACTGCTCCATTGTGGGCGGCAGAAAGCGGTGAACACCCTGCGGGAACTGCAATACGCCGGACTGGTGGAAATCCAGAAGCAGGGCTGTGGAAAACCCAACCGCATTTTCCCAAAATCCTATGAAGCGGTTCCAAACACCGACTTCAAGAAATCCCGTTCTGGTACGCCGGAGGACTGA
- a CDS encoding MerR family transcriptional regulator yields the protein MEYSIQELSRLSGVTTRTLRWYDQIGLLKPSRVVESGYRYYGKAEVDRLQDILYCRTLGVELARIKKCLDDPSFDRLAALRSHLAALEAERERLEQLIRSVRDTIGAEERNEIMSDEQKFEAFKQRAVAHNEEVYGAEIRAKYGDQEVDEANAAVMNLTREQYQEWTDLGREIQERLEAAVQAGLSPESQEGKEICALHRRWLTLTGNRYDPARHRGIAELYVMDERFTAYYDKRLPGCARFLRDAVVHWAK from the coding sequence ATGGAGTATTCCATTCAGGAGCTGTCGCGCCTGTCCGGGGTGACCACCCGCACCCTGCGCTGGTACGACCAGATTGGCCTGCTGAAGCCCAGCCGGGTGGTGGAGAGCGGCTACCGCTACTATGGCAAGGCGGAGGTGGACCGGCTGCAGGATATTCTCTATTGCCGGACCCTCGGGGTGGAGCTGGCGCGGATCAAGAAATGTCTGGACGATCCCTCCTTTGACCGTCTGGCCGCTCTGCGCAGTCACCTGGCCGCGCTGGAGGCGGAGCGGGAGCGGCTGGAACAGCTCATCCGGTCGGTGAGAGACACCATCGGAGCGGAAGAAAGGAACGAGATCATGAGCGACGAGCAGAAATTTGAGGCGTTCAAGCAGCGGGCAGTAGCCCATAACGAGGAAGTTTATGGAGCGGAGATCCGCGCCAAGTACGGCGATCAAGAGGTGGACGAGGCCAACGCCGCAGTGATGAACCTGACCCGGGAACAATATCAGGAGTGGACGGACCTGGGCCGGGAGATCCAGGAGCGGCTGGAGGCCGCCGTCCAAGCCGGCCTCTCTCCGGAGAGCCAGGAGGGCAAGGAAATCTGTGCCCTCCACCGCCGGTGGCTCACACTCACCGGAAACCGATACGACCCGGCTAGGCACCGGGGGATTGCGGAGCTCTATGTGATGGACGAGCGGTTTACCGCCTACTACGATAAGCGCCTTCCCGGCTGCGCCCGTTTCCTGCGGGATGCTGTGGTTCACTGGGCAAAATAG
- a CDS encoding TetR/AcrR family transcriptional regulator, which translates to MNKSESKYFNTALRMDEALIALLEEKDLEYITVKEICRLAGVNRSTFYLHYDTISDLVNETLEMIDQRFLSYFPRQEEEVLGDIDSRKREELILVTREHLVPYLCFIRDNKKIYRAAFRNPSNMGAHVRYGELKQRVLGPLMERFGIPAAYQPYYMAYYVEGIIAIVKEWLRQDCADEVETIAGIIESCVRPRDGSYEK; encoded by the coding sequence ATGAACAAATCGGAGAGCAAATACTTCAATACCGCCCTGCGGATGGATGAGGCGCTCATTGCCCTGCTGGAGGAGAAGGACCTGGAGTACATCACGGTGAAGGAGATCTGTCGCCTGGCCGGGGTGAACCGCTCCACCTTCTACCTCCACTATGATACCATCTCCGACCTGGTGAACGAAACCCTGGAGATGATCGACCAGCGGTTTCTCTCCTATTTCCCTCGGCAGGAAGAGGAGGTCCTGGGGGACATAGACAGCCGGAAGCGGGAGGAACTGATCCTGGTCACCCGGGAACATCTTGTCCCCTATCTCTGCTTCATCCGGGACAACAAGAAGATTTACCGGGCTGCGTTCCGCAATCCCAGCAACATGGGGGCGCATGTCCGGTACGGAGAATTGAAGCAGCGGGTCCTCGGCCCCCTCATGGAGCGGTTCGGGATTCCGGCCGCCTACCAGCCCTATTACATGGCCTACTATGTGGAGGGTATCATAGCCATCGTCAAGGAATGGCTGCGGCAGGACTGCGCCGACGAGGTGGAGACGATCGCTGGCATCATCGAGTCCTGCGTGCGGCCCAGGGATGGAAGCTATGAGAAATAG
- a CDS encoding cysteine-rich VLP domain-containing protein yields MRDNPYKDLPPLERRPNGSLYRMTPAQRKQAASLIRRECCCFEDGNCVVLDDGDTCTCPQTVSFSVCCKWFRWAVLPLDGALEAEIFRDKDLKRCAVCGSVFVPKSNRAKYCHGCAARVHRRQKTESERKRRSAVDS; encoded by the coding sequence ATGAGAGATAACCCCTATAAAGACTTGCCGCCACTGGAACGCAGGCCGAACGGTTCCCTTTACCGCATGACACCGGCGCAGAGGAAACAGGCGGCCAGCCTGATACGCCGGGAGTGCTGTTGCTTTGAGGACGGCAACTGCGTTGTTCTTGACGATGGGGACACCTGCACCTGCCCGCAGACGGTTTCTTTCTCGGTCTGCTGCAAGTGGTTCCGATGGGCGGTCTTGCCGCTGGACGGGGCGTTGGAAGCAGAAATTTTCCGGGATAAGGACTTGAAACGCTGTGCGGTCTGCGGCAGCGTGTTCGTCCCTAAATCCAACCGGGCTAAATACTGCCATGGCTGTGCCGCCAGAGTTCACAGGCGGCAGAAAACAGAAAGTGAACGGAAAAGGAGGTCTGCTGTGGACAGTTAG
- a CDS encoding 6-carboxytetrahydropterin synthase: MRSITKLDLQYAHRFYGFKGEAQYLHGHTGVLTIEVEDTIEPGVNMVFPCNEIQKTAWEVLKNFDHALILRQDDPLLPAVLKVYEEQGIRNGTPQNQMKGPAFQTELATAYPECRLVVTKETLTVEGMIKIVYDLLKDKLNIAKITFTSGVNAASAEFDTHNRIDRCPLCGIALNENGVCPKCGYRQG; the protein is encoded by the coding sequence ATGAGAAGCATCACCAAGTTGGATTTACAGTACGCCCACCGCTTTTACGGCTTCAAAGGCGAGGCCCAGTATCTCCACGGCCACACCGGCGTATTGACCATTGAGGTGGAGGACACCATCGAGCCCGGCGTCAACATGGTGTTCCCCTGCAACGAGATCCAGAAAACCGCCTGGGAAGTCCTGAAGAATTTCGACCACGCCCTGATCCTGCGTCAGGACGACCCCCTGCTGCCTGCCGTTTTGAAGGTCTATGAGGAGCAGGGCATCCGGAACGGCACCCCCCAGAACCAGATGAAGGGCCCCGCCTTCCAGACTGAGCTGGCCACCGCTTATCCCGAGTGCCGTCTGGTGGTGACCAAGGAGACGCTGACGGTGGAGGGCATGATCAAGATCGTCTACGATCTGCTGAAGGACAAGCTGAACATCGCCAAGATCACCTTCACCAGCGGCGTCAACGCGGCCTCGGCGGAGTTCGACACCCACAACCGGATCGACCGCTGCCCCCTGTGCGGCATCGCGCTGAACGAGAACGGCGTGTGCCCCAAGTGCGGCTATCGGCAGGGATGA
- the ant(6) gene encoding aminoglycoside 6-adenylyltransferase, translating to MRSEKEVYDIVLNFAKTDKRIRMVTLEGSRTNTNIPPDDFQDFDITFFVTDMDSFTSDDKWLDIFGERLILQKPEDMELFPAVEKGFSYLMLFTDDVKIDLTLLPLELIDEYFTWDKLVKLLLDKDNRIVKPPIPTDIDYHLQKPTQRMFDDCCNEFWNTTTYVVKGLCRKEILFAIDHMNDIVRKELLRMISWLIGIKQGFHFSLGKNYKFMKQYAPEELWERLMSTYNMDSYPHMWESFEQCMALFREVSSEVACQLDYQYPLYDEKISNYVIRQKKKYGIEDDNK from the coding sequence ATGAGATCAGAAAAGGAAGTTTATGATATTGTTTTGAATTTTGCAAAAACAGACAAACGCATTCGCATGGTTACTTTGGAAGGATCTAGAACAAATACAAATATTCCGCCTGATGATTTTCAGGATTTTGATATTACTTTTTTTGTTACGGATATGGACAGCTTCACAAGTGATGATAAATGGCTAGATATATTTGGTGAAAGGTTGATTCTGCAAAAGCCGGAAGATATGGAATTATTTCCAGCTGTAGAAAAGGGATTTTCATATTTAATGCTGTTTACTGATGATGTTAAGATAGATTTAACTTTGCTGCCGCTGGAACTGATAGACGAGTATTTTACATGGGATAAACTGGTAAAGTTACTGTTGGATAAAGACAACCGTATCGTAAAGCCGCCAATACCAACGGATATAGACTACCACTTGCAGAAGCCTACTCAAAGAATGTTTGACGATTGCTGTAATGAATTTTGGAATACTACAACATATGTAGTAAAGGGCTTATGCCGCAAAGAAATTCTTTTTGCTATTGACCATATGAATGATATAGTACGAAAAGAATTGCTTCGCATGATTTCCTGGCTGATTGGTATCAAACAGGGATTTCATTTCAGTTTGGGAAAAAACTATAAATTTATGAAGCAATATGCCCCAGAGGAATTGTGGGAACGACTTATGTCCACTTATAATATGGATTCCTATCCCCATATGTGGGAATCCTTTGAACAATGTATGGCATTGTTCCGGGAGGTTTCGTCAGAAGTGGCATGCCAGTTGGATTACCAGTATCCACTATATGATGAAAAAATCAGTAATTATGTGATTCGGCAAAAGAAAAAATATGGCATTGAAGATGATAACAAATAA
- a CDS encoding HAMP domain-containing histidine kinase — protein MTGYIIASAVVLLALAVVGYDRWRTVRTIRRLDDMLTAALDGSFSEKTFDESRLSALESRLARYLTASALSERNVREQKDQISALISDISHQTKTPVSNLQLYAQLLSEQPLTPQGKDCAAAISAQADKLQSLIEALVKTSRLETGILALHPQPGELSAVVERSAAQYAPKATEKGITLTVRQTEGFAVFDAKWTEEAVCNLLDNAVKYTPSGGAVTVEVKNYELFSAVRVSDTGPGISEAEQAKIFGRFYRAQGAWQTEGVGIGLYLTRQIAEKQGGYVKVESMPGVGSAFSLYIPREA, from the coding sequence ATGACAGGGTATATCATCGCGAGCGCAGTGGTGCTGCTGGCCCTGGCCGTGGTCGGCTATGACCGCTGGCGGACTGTCCGCACCATCCGGCGTCTGGACGACATGCTCACTGCGGCCTTGGACGGCAGCTTTTCCGAAAAGACCTTTGACGAGAGCCGCCTCTCCGCGCTGGAGAGCCGATTGGCCCGGTACCTGACGGCCAGCGCCCTGTCCGAGCGAAATGTGCGGGAGCAAAAGGACCAAATCAGCGCCCTCATTTCCGACATCTCCCACCAGACCAAGACTCCGGTGTCCAATCTCCAGCTTTACGCCCAGCTGCTCTCAGAGCAGCCCCTCACCCCCCAGGGAAAGGACTGCGCCGCTGCCATCTCCGCCCAGGCGGACAAGCTCCAGTCCCTCATTGAGGCATTGGTCAAGACCTCTCGTCTGGAGACCGGAATTCTGGCCCTCCACCCTCAGCCCGGGGAGCTTTCTGCAGTGGTGGAGCGCTCTGCCGCCCAGTATGCGCCCAAAGCCACAGAAAAAGGCATCACTCTGACTGTCCGGCAGACAGAAGGCTTTGCCGTCTTTGATGCCAAGTGGACGGAGGAGGCGGTGTGCAATCTGCTGGACAACGCCGTCAAGTACACCCCGTCCGGCGGGGCCGTGACGGTGGAGGTCAAAAACTATGAGCTGTTCTCCGCCGTCCGGGTGAGCGATACCGGCCCGGGCATTTCCGAGGCGGAGCAGGCCAAAATTTTCGGACGGTTTTACCGCGCCCAGGGAGCCTGGCAAACCGAGGGCGTAGGCATCGGTCTCTACCTCACCCGGCAGATTGCGGAAAAACAGGGGGGCTACGTGAAGGTGGAGAGCATGCCCGGGGTGGGAAGCGCATTTTCGCTCTATATTCCCCGGGAGGCATAG
- a CDS encoding plasmid recombination protein, whose amino-acid sequence MAQHAILRFEKHKGNPARPLEAHHERQKEQYASNPDIDTSRSKYNFHIVKPEGRYYHFIQSRIEQAGCRTRKDSTRFVDTLITASPEFFKRKPPKEIQAFFQRAADFLIGRVGQENIVSAVVHMDEKTPHLHLTFVPLTKDNRLCAKEIIGNRANLTKWQDDFHAYMVEKYPDLERGESASKTGRKHIPTRLFKQAVSLSKQARAIEAALDGINPLNAGKKKEEALSLLKKWFPQMENFSGQLKKYKVTINDLLAENEKLEARAKASEKGKMKDTMERAKLESELDNLQRLVNRIPPDILAELKRQQRHTVKER is encoded by the coding sequence ATGGCACAACACGCAATTTTGCGGTTTGAGAAGCACAAGGGCAACCCGGCAAGGCCGCTGGAAGCCCATCACGAAAGACAGAAAGAACAATACGCCAGTAACCCCGACATTGACACAAGCCGGAGCAAATACAATTTCCATATCGTCAAGCCGGAGGGACGCTATTACCACTTCATTCAGAGCCGTATCGAGCAGGCCGGATGCCGGACAAGGAAAGACAGCACACGGTTTGTCGATACGCTGATAACCGCCAGCCCGGAGTTTTTCAAGAGGAAACCCCCAAAGGAGATACAGGCGTTCTTCCAAAGGGCGGCGGACTTCCTCATTGGACGGGTAGGACAGGAAAATATCGTGTCGGCGGTGGTACACATGGACGAAAAAACGCCCCACCTGCATTTGACCTTTGTTCCGCTGACAAAGGACAACCGCCTGTGTGCAAAGGAGATTATCGGCAACCGGGCAAACCTGACGAAGTGGCAGGATGATTTTCACGCCTATATGGTGGAGAAATATCCTGACTTGGAGCGTGGGGAAAGTGCCAGCAAGACAGGCCGGAAGCATATCCCCACCCGGCTTTTCAAACAGGCGGTTTCCCTCTCCAAACAGGCCAGAGCCATTGAAGCCGCCCTTGACGGCATTAACCCGCTGAACGCCGGAAAGAAAAAAGAGGAAGCCCTCTCCCTGCTGAAAAAGTGGTTTCCGCAGATGGAGAACTTCTCCGGGCAGCTCAAAAAATACAAGGTCACGATAAACGACCTTTTGGCAGAAAATGAAAAACTGGAAGCCAGAGCCAAAGCCAGCGAAAAAGGCAAGATGAAAGATACGATGGAACGGGCAAAGCTGGAAAGCGAACTGGACAATTTACAGCGGCTGGTTAACCGTATCCCGCCGGATATACTGGCGGAACTGAAACGGCAGCAGCGGCACACGGTAAAGGAAAGGTGA
- a CDS encoding helix-turn-helix transcriptional regulator, whose translation MELSIQERLKDLRVERGLTLEQLAEKTHLSKSALGSYEGDNLKDISHYALIELAKFYEVTVDYLLGRSQTRNHPNADLADLHLSDDMIELLKSGLVDNSLLCELATHPDFPRLMADLEIYVNGIAGKQVQSANAIVDAVSATIMKQHNPGLTDPQLRQLIAAHIDDDSFCRYVIQQDINKIAFDLREAHKDDFFSVPEDNPLEDFLQTAEETTREDSDPEQAAMAFICKRLKLNYGKLSEEEKKWLKKIAQKSDLLKNPKPQRGRK comes from the coding sequence ATGGAACTATCCATACAAGAACGATTGAAAGACCTGCGTGTGGAACGCGGTCTGACGCTGGAACAGCTTGCGGAGAAAACCCACCTCTCCAAGTCCGCTTTAGGGAGTTATGAGGGGGATAATCTCAAGGACATCAGCCATTACGCCCTTATTGAGTTGGCAAAGTTTTACGAAGTGACTGTTGATTATCTGCTGGGCCGTTCTCAAACAAGAAACCACCCAAACGCCGATCTTGCAGACCTGCATTTGAGTGATGACATGATAGAACTATTGAAAAGCGGGCTGGTGGACAATTCTCTTTTGTGTGAGCTGGCGACACACCCGGATTTTCCCCGGCTCATGGCCGACCTTGAAATCTATGTGAACGGCATAGCGGGAAAGCAGGTGCAGAGCGCAAACGCCATTGTGGACGCTGTGAGTGCAACGATTATGAAACAACACAATCCCGGCTTGACTGACCCACAGCTGCGACAGCTTATCGCCGCCCATATTGACGATGACAGCTTTTGCCGCTATGTGATACAGCAGGACATAAACAAGATAGCCTTCGACCTGCGGGAAGCCCACAAGGACGATTTTTTCAGTGTCCCGGAGGACAATCCACTGGAAGATTTTTTGCAGACCGCAGAGGAAACCACCAGAGAGGACAGCGACCCGGAGCAGGCGGCTATGGCATTTATCTGTAAGCGGCTCAAGCTGAACTATGGGAAACTGTCAGAGGAAGAAAAGAAGTGGTTGAAAAAGATTGCACAGAAATCGGATTTGCTGAAAAATCCAAAGCCGCAGCGGGGACGCAAGTAA
- a CDS encoding methyltransferase domain-containing protein: MPRSREGLSAAGEWHQLKPLFPPLEGKSVLDLGCGYGWHCRFAVEQGARQVLGIDLSRKMIEEAKRRNRGEGIRYRVCGIEEYEYPENAWDCVVSNLALHYIEDLSAIFENVHRTLKKNGIFLINIEHPVFTAGVGQDWAYGKDGTPLYWPIDQYFTPGERITHFLGCEVRKQHHTLTQILMGLLRSGFVLEAVEEAEPSADMLDIPSMRDELRRPMMLLVRAKAVH, encoded by the coding sequence ATGCCCCGCAGCCGGGAGGGACTTTCCGCAGCAGGGGAGTGGCATCAGCTCAAGCCCCTTTTCCCCCCGCTGGAGGGAAAGTCTGTGCTGGATCTGGGCTGTGGCTACGGGTGGCACTGCCGGTTTGCTGTGGAGCAGGGGGCCCGGCAGGTGCTGGGTATCGATCTGAGCCGGAAAATGATCGAGGAGGCCAAGCGGCGCAACCGTGGGGAAGGCATCCGCTATCGGGTGTGCGGGATCGAGGAATATGAGTATCCGGAAAATGCATGGGATTGCGTGGTCTCCAATCTGGCGCTGCACTATATCGAGGACCTGAGCGCCATTTTTGAAAATGTCCATCGGACGCTGAAGAAAAACGGAATCTTTCTCATCAACATCGAGCATCCTGTCTTTACCGCCGGCGTGGGACAGGATTGGGCCTATGGGAAAGATGGCACGCCGCTGTATTGGCCCATCGATCAGTATTTCACGCCCGGGGAGCGGATCACTCACTTTCTGGGCTGCGAGGTCCGCAAGCAGCACCATACGCTCACCCAGATCCTGATGGGGCTGCTGCGCAGCGGCTTTGTCCTGGAAGCGGTGGAAGAGGCAGAGCCTTCTGCGGATATGCTGGACATTCCCAGCATGCGGGACGAGCTGCGCCGTCCCATGATGCTGCTGGTGCGGGCAAAAGCGGTGCATTGA
- a CDS encoding DUF3788 domain-containing protein has product MLDMVPNAEQMITLVGEPLYEIWIRLCALIDASYSMERLWSSGGKAWVYEYKYRRGGKTLCALYARENCIGFMIILGKDERLKFETDKEQYSKEVQRIYDEAKTYHDGKWLMFQPTDTSLFEEFMSLLSIKRKPNRK; this is encoded by the coding sequence GTGCTTGATATGGTTCCGAATGCGGAGCAGATGATAACTTTGGTGGGAGAACCTTTATATGAGATTTGGATCCGGTTATGTGCTCTGATTGACGCATCATATAGCATGGAGCGTCTGTGGAGCAGCGGCGGAAAAGCCTGGGTCTACGAGTACAAATACCGGCGGGGCGGCAAGACTTTGTGCGCGCTGTACGCGAGAGAAAACTGCATCGGATTCATGATCATCCTGGGAAAAGACGAGCGTTTGAAATTTGAAACAGACAAAGAGCAGTACTCCAAAGAAGTACAGCGGATTTACGACGAGGCAAAGACTTATCATGATGGGAAGTGGCTGATGTTCCAGCCGACGGACACCTCATTGTTTGAAGAGTTTATGAGCCTGCTGTCCATCAAAAGAAAACCGAACAGAAAATAA